One window from the genome of Epinephelus moara isolate mb chromosome 21, YSFRI_EMoa_1.0, whole genome shotgun sequence encodes:
- the zgc:113531 gene encoding von Willebrand factor C domain-containing protein 2-like — translation MVFSERLSLERKIRTAVLALLFCAQAGFGFSVAGQQESTCEANGSIYFLGEWYFLDSDHCTQCECTTEGSACSRTECTSLPAACIHVSHYPTDCCPRCEKIGCEYRGVVYELGQNFQPSECEQCTCDSDGIARCLVADCAPPPCVNPVYQPGKCCPECQEVHS, via the exons ATGGTTTTCAGTGAGCGTCTTTCCTTGGAGCGCAAAATACGCACAGCCGTTTTGGCACTGCTGTTTTGCGCGCAGGCTGGTTTTGGCTTCTCAGTCGCCGGGCAGCAGGAAAGCACCTGTGAGGCCAACGGCAGCATATACTTCTTGGGGGAATGGTATTTCCTGGACTCTGATCACTGCACCCAGTGTGAATGCACCACTGAGGGCTCCGCGTGTTCCCGCACTGAGTGCACCTCTCTGCCGGCTGCATGCATCCATGTGAGCCACTACCCCACCGACTGCTGCCCCAGGTGCGAGAAGATCGGCTGTGAGTACCGTGGAGTGGTGTACGAGCTGGGGCAGAACTTCCAG CCATCAGAGTGTGAGCAGTGCACTTGTGACAGTGATGGCATCGCCCGCTGTCTAGTGGCAGATTGTGCTCCTCCTCCATGTGTCAACCCTGTCTACCAGCCTGGCAAATGCTGCCCTGAATGCCAGGAGG TACATTCTtag